CCGGAGACCGGGAGCGATGGTCAAGCCCTGCTCAACCCCGAAGTAACCGGCCATGCCCAAGTCACCCATCATGGAGAATTGGCCCCGAAGGGTGGTATCCGTGGAGAAGGTATGTTGTCCGGCGATATCTAGACTAGTAATAAAGTCATCATCAAACTGGCCCCCGGTCAAGTAGGTGTTATTCAGACCAATGGTGACCCCAGGATAAACCTCATATTCCAGACCCACCGAGGTGCGGTTGGGATAAATGGGATCAATTTCCGAAGAGAAGGTGGTCTCGTTCAAGGCCCGCAAGGTCAGTTTCCGCGTGATCGGTATCCGGGCGGTAGAGCGAATTTGGTCAGTGGTGATGTCCTGGCCCGTGAGACGATCCGTGCGATCGCGTCGGACGTAGTCCAGACTTACTTCAGAATCGCCGATCCGCTGGAGAACCCCTGCCGTAATCGTGGTCAGAGAGTTATTAACGGGATTACCAGGAGTGGCGGAGAAACCGGGTTGAATTAAATCTTCAAACAGATCAAGCGGACGAGGCGCAACGCCAAAATTATCCTCATGGTCATAACTGGCTCGCAGCTTAGTATTCCGAGAGACCGCTGCTAGGACTTCTGCCCCGTAGCGCGTTTGCCCAGGAACAAAGCTAGTGGTGGCATTGTTGGAGAAGCCCACATCAGCCCGCTTAAAATAAGCTCGACCAGTAATGTCATCTGTCGGCTTCGCTTCAATTTCAACCCGGTAAGCATTGCCGCTCACCGGAGTGGCGAAATCAAGGGAATTATTAGAACGAGCATATTCCGCAACTAGGTAGTTATCCTTGCCGAAGGAAACCAACGCATCAGCACCATAGAGTTCAAAGTCTTGGCTACCGCGATTTTCACGGAAATAGGTGGCCCCCACCCAGCTTTCCTGATCTAAGTTCCGAGAGAACGTATACTGGGCGCGACCACCGAAGGTATCGGTATCCGCATTTTCGCCTTCAAATTGGTAAGTGGTGACGATTCGGCGAACCAGCACATAGCCATCATCATCGACATCCGTGCGGAGAATCGGGCGTTGGAATTTCAACGTACCGCGATCATAATCTACTTCATAGTCAGCCCCGCGACTTAACCGCTCTCGCTTCAATACAGTACCGGGGCGATTGAGTTCTTCCAGCTCTAGGTAAACTTGCTCACTCCCTGGAATCAGCAACCGTCGAGATAAGAAATAAAATCCGCTAGTCCCATCGGGAGCAATGGTATCTCGCTGGAAGCCTTCAGTGTTATTGCCGTACAGTGCCGTGAGCTGCAGATTACCGATGTTGTAATTGCCCTTAAAGCCATGTAAAGAGCGGCTGGTGGCGGTAAATAACTGAGACGAACGAGAAAATTCTTCCGTATTGTAATCACCCCACATGAAGTAATCACTGCCGGCACCGGGGACCGGTGAGGTCCGTTCTAACCGTACAAATAAGTTATCGGTGGACGGAGCCGTCACATCCGTGATTGAGTTATCCCCGTAGGTGGCGTAATTGTTGTAATCACATTCTGTCCCAGAGGCTTTGAACAGGGTCGTTTCGCCGTTGCAGTCCTCATTTAGGGGGCGAGCGCTATTAAAGGCACCGGTCAATAACCAATCGCCAATGGAGGTAATACCAAAGGCTTGGGCACGAGCATCGACTTCATACCCATTGTCACCGTCTACAGGTAGGAACTCGCGGAAGCTGTCGTAAAAGTTGGTGCCCCGACGACCGATCCGGACATCTACAACCCCGGTTAACAGGGCCGAAGGCCGAATGGGAGTGGAAAACTGAAACTGATGGAACCCTTCCATATTGGCAGCGGTGGCCCGAACTCGCACCAACCCTGCACTAATGCTCGACTGTAAGTCAGCGGTGAATTTACCATCAATGGCTTCCACCTGGAACCCAGGAACATCGGGTTTGTTATCGGTACCAACGAATTTTCCTGATGTGGCTTCTAGGGTGACAATCGCATCCCAGTTCGACTGGTTACCATTCGAGTCCAGCAAGTAACCCAAGACCTGAGCCGTGGACCGACCATCAGCAGGAACTTTGTTTTGAGCTGTGCGCACCTTAATCTGGGTAGGTTCACCAGGAACTTCTACCTGGATGGTGGCACTGGGGGTCTCTTGACCGACTTCGTTCACCGTAATGGTATTGACGCCTGCGTCTAGGATGACCCCATACCAGGTTTGCCGAGTTTTCTGAGTAGCAGAATTGGTCTCAGTTCGACCCACTTGAGCGCTATCAACAGTCTTACCATTGACCCGTAGCTCAACTTTTTGCTCCGTGCCAAATTCAATAATGACGGTTGCAGAAGGTTTATCAACAACGCTGCCTGGTCCAGGGGTCAGAATTGAAATGCCTGAAGCTGGCGTAGTCGCTGGAGCTTGAGCTGTTGTAGGTGCTTCAGAAGAAGCAGAAGCAGGTGTCTCAGGCACATCCGAAACTTGGGGCGTGTCCTTAAGGGGTGATGTTTGGGGCTGAGGTGTGGCAACCGCAGGTTGTGTTTTAGCGGCTGCCTCTTCAGCGATGGCTTCAGTTGTCACTGCTTCTTGTGGGATGGCTTCAGTGGCAACTGCATCTTCAGCGGGTTGATCACCAACGAGGAGTGTCTCTTGCGCCAGGCTTTCAGGGGCAGCTTCTGCAGCAGGAGTTATTTCCGCTTTAGGGGCAACTGGCTGGGGTTCCCTAGCGGTTGTTTGGGGTTCACTAACCGTCTGAGGTTCGCCAGCAATGCCAGAATCAGCCACGACCTCTTCGATAATAGGCTCTGGGGTAAGAGCTTCGTTAATGGACGGCTTTTCGACACTTAAGGTTGGTTCAGCTTGGCTAACGGATGGCTTTTCTGCACTCAGGGTTGATTCGTCTGCAGGCTTAACTTCTTCAATGGCTTGGGCATTGGCCAGAGTAGGGGTTAAGACAACACTGGTGCCTGCGACAATTCCGAGAAGTCCAGTTTGCATCCACTGGGAAGAACGTTGATGTTTCATTATTTGGACTCCTCCTGGAAGGTAGGTGTGACACCGAAGTTCATGCGTACACTGCTACCGGGAGAGAGTTTGACCAAACGCGAAGGGCTATTGCTTTCTATAAATTGGAGATTGGGTGCCAAGGTGTAACCGGGCAATGTGGTTAGGTCCAGAGCGCCGGTGCGAGGTCCAGGCAACACACATCTGACATGGAAGAGGCCATTCTCATCGGTTGTAATGCGATTGCCGTCATCCATCCAGACCACAGCATTGGGAACGCCAGGTTCTCCCGTTTGCTGTTCGCCATCAAAGTTTTTGTCAACAAAGACTCGACCTAAAATATTGCCACAGTCTGTAAGAATGCCTGGGTTCACCCGTACGCGGTGAACTACGGGGCCATCCCGGACATCTAGGTTGTTATCCACTCGGAATCCTAGAACCGAGGCGGAATTTCTGCCATCGCCTCTAATCGCATCTGGGGTGAGTTGGGCCGCATAGACGACATTGATCACGCCTTCTAAGGGGATGACTGCGTCGGTTCTAAAGGTTAGATTTTGGCCGTTTTGCTCAACCGTAATGGGAACTTCTGTTCCGTCTAGCGCCCCCCTGACTGAGTTGGGGAGTAACTTAAATCCGGCGGGTAAAATATCCTGCACCGAGATGGTGTCTAGCTCTCCATCCGACAGGTTGCGCAGGGTCAGACGGTAAATCACTGAATCTCCGGGGGCAGCATTGGCCCGGTCCCCAGATTTACTGATTTGAATCTGATTGGTCTGGCATAGGGCGGAAGAGAAGTTTAGGGCCAATAACTGCAACGAGATTCGCTCAGCATCGCCAATGGTGGTTACCGTATCTTCAAAGTTGATGGCTCCTTCTGCGGCGATGGGCAAACCATCGAGGGAAGTAGCTGTATAGGTAACTAAGTTACGGTTGCCCGTCGGTATGATAGATGTAATCGTCAGACGAACTCGGCGCTGATTGTAGATGGACGCGTCCGGTGGTGTGACGACTAAGATGTAAGATTGACCAACAGAGAGCTGTCCCCGGCTAGGATCTAATAGATAGCTATAGGTCCCTTGGTCTGCATTGCTAAGGGGGAACGGATTTAAGTTAGACCCATTGGGGGTGATTCCCAGGGGAATACCATTATTGGGTAGATCAGGAACTTCTGTTCGAGTCAGTGAAACTAAACTACCCAGTTCCGATTGGGTTGGATCGGTGGGATCGATATTGTAGAGACCGACCGTAAATCCGGTATAGTCTGCCAGAGGTTCTCCGCCACAACCTAAGACTTGTCCACGGGGGTCGAGTAACGAAGGGTCCAACACGTTTGAAATCGGATTGGTGAAGCTTTCGATCAGCGTGTCAGTATTGGGATTGGTGTAGGAATATGAAGCGGTGTTATTGAGCAGATCTCTGGAATCTTCTTCCTCCGTTGTTTGGGCCCAAGATATTGCAGAACTCGAGAATAAACTGCTCAAAACCAAGGTTGAGGTCAGAGCACGAGCCCACCTGGGGAAGGATTGATTGGGGAATGGCAAGTGAGGTGGTCTCACGGGAGATATCTCCTCTGGAACAATCGGATAGAATCGCTGACTCTTTACAAGGTTGAAAAACACTGTTTTTCAGGTTCAAAAAGATGTAAATGCAGTATTTTTGGATATAGGATCCCTATCAGGCCGCGATTTGAGCCTGAAAGCAGCATTTTTGCTGAAAAATAATAAAGCTTAAGGCAGTTTGACCAGAGCTATGGATGAACCGAGGGAATGCTGGGATTCACCCATAGCTCCAAATTCGTTACTGAACTGCTACTTCATAGACAGCTTGTACAGAAGCCATGGGCTTGAGGGATTCACTATAATCCCACTGAACATGGGTGTAAGCTTCAGCAGGAGCGGGCTCCATTTTGACTGTGCCGTCGGGCTGAGTTACTTCAACCATGGGCTTTTCAGAATAGCTTTGGCCACCGTCAATGCTATAGGTGAGCTTGGCACCGTTGGCGCGAGCAGAGTCCAAAACAAAAGCAGTTTTGTTCGGAATAGGCTGGTTGATGGTTAGCTCAGCAGCAGACTTGTCTCCAGCATTCTCACTCAGCAAGGTATAGCGGAGGACATCAC
The Acaryochloris marina S15 genome window above contains:
- a CDS encoding DUF11 domain-containing protein, with product MRPPHLPFPNQSFPRWARALTSTLVLSSLFSSSAISWAQTTEEEDSRDLLNNTASYSYTNPNTDTLIESFTNPISNVLDPSLLDPRGQVLGCGGEPLADYTGFTVGLYNIDPTDPTQSELGSLVSLTRTEVPDLPNNGIPLGITPNGSNLNPFPLSNADQGTYSYLLDPSRGQLSVGQSYILVVTPPDASIYNQRRVRLTITSIIPTGNRNLVTYTATSLDGLPIAAEGAINFEDTVTTIGDAERISLQLLALNFSSALCQTNQIQISKSGDRANAAPGDSVIYRLTLRNLSDGELDTISVQDILPAGFKLLPNSVRGALDGTEVPITVEQNGQNLTFRTDAVIPLEGVINVVYAAQLTPDAIRGDGRNSASVLGFRVDNNLDVRDGPVVHRVRVNPGILTDCGNILGRVFVDKNFDGEQQTGEPGVPNAVVWMDDGNRITTDENGLFHVRCVLPGPRTGALDLTTLPGYTLAPNLQFIESNSPSRLVKLSPGSSVRMNFGVTPTFQEESK
- a CDS encoding TonB-dependent receptor — encoded protein: MKHQRSSQWMQTGLLGIVAGTSVVLTPTLANAQAIEEVKPADESTLSAEKPSVSQAEPTLSVEKPSINEALTPEPIIEEVVADSGIAGEPQTVSEPQTTAREPQPVAPKAEITPAAEAAPESLAQETLLVGDQPAEDAVATEAIPQEAVTTEAIAEEAAAKTQPAVATPQPQTSPLKDTPQVSDVPETPASASSEAPTTAQAPATTPASGISILTPGPGSVVDKPSATVIIEFGTEQKVELRVNGKTVDSAQVGRTETNSATQKTRQTWYGVILDAGVNTITVNEVGQETPSATIQVEVPGEPTQIKVRTAQNKVPADGRSTAQVLGYLLDSNGNQSNWDAIVTLEATSGKFVGTDNKPDVPGFQVEAIDGKFTADLQSSISAGLVRVRATAANMEGFHQFQFSTPIRPSALLTGVVDVRIGRRGTNFYDSFREFLPVDGDNGYEVDARAQAFGITSIGDWLLTGAFNSARPLNEDCNGETTLFKASGTECDYNNYATYGDNSITDVTAPSTDNLFVRLERTSPVPGAGSDYFMWGDYNTEEFSRSSQLFTATSRSLHGFKGNYNIGNLQLTALYGNNTEGFQRDTIAPDGTSGFYFLSRRLLIPGSEQVYLELEELNRPGTVLKRERLSRGADYEVDYDRGTLKFQRPILRTDVDDDGYVLVRRIVTTYQFEGENADTDTFGGRAQYTFSRNLDQESWVGATYFRENRGSQDFELYGADALVSFGKDNYLVAEYARSNNSLDFATPVSGNAYRVEIEAKPTDDITGRAYFKRADVGFSNNATTSFVPGQTRYGAEVLAAVSRNTKLRASYDHEDNFGVAPRPLDLFEDLIQPGFSATPGNPVNNSLTTITAGVLQRIGDSEVSLDYVRRDRTDRLTGQDITTDQIRSTARIPITRKLTLRALNETTFSSEIDPIYPNRTSVGLEYEVYPGVTIGLNNTYLTGGQFDDDFITSLDIAGQHTFSTDTTLRGQFSMMGDLGMAGYFGVEQGLTIAPGLRADFSYEHVFNTALQQTAASQQFAQPFALGSGASALGLTPGDSFSLGLAYTDNPDFQANARFEYSDTAQGSNTIITANALGRATRDLTVLASYQQASASNQTLAGLGTTRDLKVGVAYRNPDSDKFNALLRYEYRENPSTIPDTLLFANGTGSTDHLISAEAIYAPNWRWELYGKFGWRHSKSYLAQDLIGTSSISLAQMRATYRISYRWDIGGEVRWIRQNSTGFNEVGASAEVGYYLNPNLRLAAGYAFGDVGDRDFGNSRSASGPYFGVTLKLDNNLFDDFGFGENKVAPPQQQESAPDNGQVQEASNPASPSEANVSKPEVKSKPEVKVSKPKAELVDTKSEPEVVVEPAASQTQPSFEVVR
- a CDS encoding DUF11 domain-containing protein; its protein translation is MKRRLSIGLGVLAVAVAIPFASSTPVLANLQKAGEALVQQILQPKVKMVLSAEKQIVTTDAEGKQEISWDAVEGNVTVRPGDVLRYTLLSENAGDKSAAELTINQPIPNKTAFVLDSARANGAKLTYSIDGGQSYSEKPMVEVTQPDGTVKMEPAPAEAYTHVQWDYSESLKPMASVQAVYEVAVQ